Proteins found in one Larimichthys crocea isolate SSNF chromosome I, L_crocea_2.0, whole genome shotgun sequence genomic segment:
- the dlg3 gene encoding disks large homolog 3 isoform X7: protein MMNSSMSSGSGSLRTSEKRSLYVRALFDYDRTRDSCLPSQGLSFSYGDILHVINASDDEWWQARLVTPHGESEQIGVIPSKKRVEKKERARLKTVKFHARTGMIESNRPVKVKRKKSFNLSRKFPFYKSKENIVQELVESEQCLTSNTSDSESSSKGQEDTILSYEPVIRQEIHYTRPVIILGPMKDRVNDDLISEFPHKFGSCVPHTTRPRRENEMDGQDYHFVGSREQMEKDIQDNKFIEAGQFNENLYGTSILSVRTVAERGKHCILDVSGNAIKRLQQAQLYPIAIFIKPKSIEALMEMNKRQTYEQANKVFDKAVKLEQDFGEYFTAIVQGDSLEEIYNKIKLIIEEQSGPYIWIPSSEKL, encoded by the exons ATGATGAACAGCAGCATGAGCTCTGGATCAGGCTCCCTGCGCACCAGTGAGAAACGCTCCCTCTACGTCAG AGCTTTGTTTGACTATGATCGAACGAGGGACAGCTGCCTGCCCAGCCAAGGCCTGAGCTTCTCTTACGGGGATATCCTCCATGTCATAAATGCTTCTGACGACGAGTGGTGGCAGGCGAGGCTGGTCACGCCACATGGAGAGAGCGAGCAGATTGGGGTCATTCCGAGCAAGAAAAG AGTGGAGAAGAAAGAGCGGGCCAGGTTAAAAACAGTCAAGTTCCACGCCAGGACAGGCATGATTGAGTCTAACAGG CCAGTCAAAGTAAAGCGCAAAAAAAGCTTCAACCTCTCACGCAAGTTCCCGTTTTACAAGAGCAAGGAGAATATTGTGCAGGAGTTGGTGGAGTCTGAAC AATGCCTGACATCCAACACAAGTGACAGTGAAAGCAGTTCGA AGGGACAAGAGGACACAATTCTTTCCTATGAGCCAGTTATTCGACAGGAAA TCCACTACACAAGGCCTGTGATCATATTGGGTCCAATGAAGGACAGAGTAAATGACGACCTCATCTCTGAGTTTCCCCACAAGTTTGGCTCTTGTGTGCCCC ATACGACTCGTCCAAGGCGAGAGAACGAGATGGACGGCCAGGATTACCACTTTGTGGGCTCGCGAGAGCAAATGGAGAAAGACATTCAGGATAATAAATTCATTGAGGCTGGCCAGTTCAATGAGAACCTTTATGGGACGAGCATCTTGTCTGTCAGAACTGTGGCTGAGAGG GGGAAACACTGCATTCTGGACGTGTCTGGGAATGCCATAAAACGACTGCAGCAAGCACAACTTTATCCAATTGCCATCTTTATCAAACCAAAATCCATTGAAGCCCTAAT GGAAATGAATAAGAGGCAGACGTACGAGCAGGCCAATAAAGTCTTTGACAAGGCAGTTAAGCTGGAGCAAGACTTTGGAGAGTATTTCACAG CTATTGTACAGGGTGACTCACTAGAGGAGATCTACAACAAAATCAAGCTAATCATTGAGGAGCAGTCTGGTCCCTACATCTGGATCCCCTCCTCAGAGAAGCTCTGA